A DNA window from Gorilla gorilla gorilla isolate KB3781 chromosome 19, NHGRI_mGorGor1-v2.1_pri, whole genome shotgun sequence contains the following coding sequences:
- the LOC115931282 gene encoding LOW QUALITY PROTEIN: CMT1A duplicated region transcript 15 protein-like (The sequence of the model RefSeq protein was modified relative to this genomic sequence to represent the inferred CDS: substituted 1 base at 1 genomic stop codon), which yields MFSCCFPTSRVCCFRNGGSESLFRRCRRRLIPHPRRLSPVVIRRIQVPQDSLGQALAGQATPEIPLGLQLHTVLVQEIRELIEAQTCAPGPCAEVRALPAQAAEPEPAWEEAPPERVLELEGAPAKDQTNEELPEITARTVATSPNPGAESVAGERSGREGVTSTAPASSSHAAPSPGHGGKHAGREQGIWPGLLYLAGERLLSFTRTTALLLQVRLFSXSWFVSVQEVPESIKRRLGRRVPAATPAPRGNLLLQAWMRVHSWASRLFAPNVLPGTGP from the exons ATGTTCTCGTGTTGCTTCCCCACTTCGAGAGTTTGCTGCTTCAGGAACGGAGGGAGTGAGAGCCTTTTCCGACGATGCCGAAGAAGGCTCATCCCTCACCCCAGACGCCTGTCGCCCGTTGTAATAAGGCGCATCCAGGTACCACAGGACAGCCTGGGGCAGGCCCTAGCAGGCCAGGCCACACCAGAGATCCCACTGGGGCTGCAGCTGCACACTGTCCTCGTCCAGGAGATTCGGGAGCTCATTGAGGCACAGACATGTG CTCCTGGTCCATGTGCAGAAGTAAGAGCACTGCCAGCACAAGCGGCGGAGCCAGAGCCAGCATGGGAAGAGGCCCCTCCAGAGAGAGTGCTGGAGCTGGAGGGAGCTCCAGCCAAGGACCAGACCAACGAGGAGCTGCCTGAAATCACGGCACGTACTGTAGCCACTAGCCCTAACCCTGGAGCTGAAAGCGTGGCTGGAGAGAGAAGTGGGAGGGAGGGGGTGACCAGCACAGCCCCAGCCAGCAGCTCCCATGCTGCCCCTAGTCCTGGGCACGGTGGCAAACATGCAGGCAGAGAGCAGGGCATTTGGCCTGGCCTCCTGTACCTCGCTGGAGAGAGGCTTCTCTCATTCACTAGAACCACAGCCCTGCTGCTGCAGGTCCGTTTATTCTCCTGATCCTGGTTTGTCTCTGTGCAGGAGGTGCCGGAGAGCATTAAAAGAAGGCTGGGAAGAAGAGTTCCAGCAGCTACTCCGGCTCCCAGaggcaacctcctcctccaggcatGGATGCGGGTCCACAGCTGGGCATCCAGGCTGTTTGCCCCTAATGTGCTGCCCGGGACAGGCCCTTAA